The Paracoccus sediminicola genome has a segment encoding these proteins:
- a CDS encoding tripartite tricarboxylate transporter permease, which yields MDILGNLAMGFEIAASPYTLLLAVIGCFVGTIIGALPGLGPSNGVALLIPISFSMGLDAISALVLLTSVYYGAMYGGRISSILLNIPGDEPAMMTTLDGYPMAKQGMAGEALVVSGVASFVGAFVATIGLMIFAPYLAQVAFKFGPAEYFALYMLAFCTLGGMGSNNQAKAALSATIGLAIAMIGLDKTTGMPRFTYGELHLMDGVDFLVAIVGLFAVAEVFFFIETHGKDSAIGVKLGKLMIPWKMLRKTSGAMARGTGIGFVSGVLPGAGASLGSFLAYMAEKSVARDKDSFGTGNPKGVAAPEAGNNAAAGGALVPMLTLGVPGSGTTAVLLALLLTLNITPGPLLFTERPEVVWSLIAALLIANIVLLLMNVPMVKIFVHILSVPAWVLLPGVTMVAFVGIYSLTGSSFDMLMMVGFGVLGYVMRKLDIPTVPVILGILLGNAMEDNLRRAMVLSNGDWTFLFSTPIAIGLWIAAIVGFVAPIFLRRLLKTPPLPDSDPTMNVD from the coding sequence ATGGATATTCTTGGCAACCTCGCAATGGGGTTCGAGATCGCCGCTTCGCCCTACACGCTTCTGCTGGCGGTGATCGGCTGTTTCGTCGGCACCATCATCGGCGCACTGCCGGGGCTCGGCCCGTCGAACGGCGTGGCGCTGCTGATCCCGATTTCGTTCTCGATGGGGCTGGACGCGATTTCCGCGCTCGTGCTGCTGACCTCGGTCTATTACGGGGCCATGTATGGCGGGCGGATTTCCTCGATCCTGCTGAACATCCCCGGCGACGAACCGGCGATGATGACCACGCTGGACGGATATCCGATGGCCAAGCAGGGTATGGCCGGCGAGGCGCTTGTGGTGTCCGGCGTCGCCTCTTTCGTCGGTGCCTTCGTCGCCACGATCGGGCTGATGATCTTTGCGCCCTATCTGGCTCAGGTGGCGTTCAAATTCGGACCGGCCGAGTATTTCGCGCTGTATATGCTGGCCTTCTGCACGCTTGGCGGGATGGGGTCGAACAACCAGGCCAAGGCGGCGCTGTCGGCGACGATCGGTCTGGCCATCGCGATGATCGGGCTGGACAAGACCACCGGCATGCCGCGCTTCACCTATGGCGAGCTGCATCTGATGGACGGGGTGGATTTCCTCGTCGCCATTGTCGGTCTCTTTGCCGTGGCCGAGGTGTTCTTCTTCATCGAGACCCACGGCAAGGACAGCGCCATCGGTGTCAAGCTGGGCAAGCTGATGATCCCGTGGAAGATGCTGCGCAAGACTTCGGGCGCGATGGCGCGCGGAACCGGCATCGGCTTCGTTTCGGGCGTGCTGCCCGGCGCGGGTGCCTCGCTCGGGTCGTTCCTGGCCTATATGGCCGAGAAATCCGTGGCCCGCGACAAGGACAGCTTCGGCACCGGCAACCCGAAAGGCGTGGCCGCGCCCGAGGCCGGCAACAACGCCGCGGCAGGCGGTGCACTCGTGCCGATGCTGACGCTTGGCGTGCCGGGATCGGGGACCACCGCAGTGCTGCTGGCGCTGCTGCTGACGCTGAACATCACGCCGGGCCCGCTGCTGTTTACCGAGCGCCCCGAGGTGGTCTGGTCGCTGATCGCGGCGCTGCTGATCGCCAATATCGTGCTGTTGCTGATGAACGTGCCGATGGTGAAGATCTTCGTGCATATCCTCTCGGTGCCGGCATGGGTGCTGCTGCCGGGTGTCACCATGGTGGCCTTTGTCGGGATCTATTCCCTGACCGGATCGAGCTTCGACATGCTGATGATGGTCGGCTTCGGCGTGCTGGGCTACGTGATGCGCAAGCTCGACATCCCGACCGTGCCGGTGATCCTCGGCATCCTGCTGGGCAACGCGATGGAGGATAATCTGCGGCGCGCGATGGTGCTGTCGAATGGCGACTGGACCTTCCTATTCAGCACGCCCATCGCCATCGGCCTGTGGATTGCCGCCATTGTCGGCTTCGTCGCGCCGATCTTCCTGCGCAGGCTGCTGAAAACGCCGCCCCTGCCGGACAGCGATCCGACGATGAATGTGGACTGA
- a CDS encoding GNAT family N-acetyltransferase, whose translation MTDLEITREDDEGKGRYVARLPGIAGEGEITFTRPEDRVISANHTGVPESMEGKGVAKALLHFMLEDARSEGFRIVPICPFIFRQYEKHPEWSALFTTEPGEKPKIRAKG comes from the coding sequence ATGACCGACCTGGAAATCACCCGCGAGGATGACGAGGGCAAGGGCCGCTATGTCGCCCGCCTGCCCGGTATCGCCGGGGAGGGAGAGATCACCTTCACGCGCCCCGAGGATCGCGTCATCAGCGCCAATCACACCGGCGTGCCCGAGAGCATGGAGGGCAAGGGCGTCGCCAAGGCGTTGCTGCATTTCATGCTTGAGGATGCGCGCAGCGAGGGGTTCCGCATCGTGCCGATCTGCCCCTTCATCTTCCGCCAATATGAAAAACACCCGGAATGGTCCGCGCTGTTCACCACCGAGCCCGGCGAAAAGCCGAAGATCAGGGCAAAAGGATAG
- a CDS encoding response regulator has product MRFLLVEDSDELAQAVASGLALEGHAVDRAATLGEADDYLESAPYDLILLDISLPDGDGRDFLTRQRRAGASTPVIMMTASASVTDRVATLDQGADDYITKPFDFAELQARCRAVLRRQSGVADSRRHFSGFTFDALGATVTVGDEVRELRARELRLLEILLSRPGQTYSKPHLIDRLFSFDEEVSDNAIEVYIGRLRRKLEGSGARLETLRGVGYRLIPE; this is encoded by the coding sequence ATGAGATTTCTTCTGGTCGAGGACAGCGATGAGCTGGCTCAGGCAGTGGCGTCGGGGCTGGCGCTGGAGGGTCACGCCGTCGATCGGGCCGCCACGCTCGGCGAGGCGGATGATTATCTGGAATCTGCGCCCTATGATCTGATATTGCTTGATATTTCCCTTCCTGACGGGGACGGGCGGGACTTCCTGACCCGGCAGAGACGGGCCGGGGCCAGCACGCCGGTCATCATGATGACCGCCAGCGCCTCGGTCACCGATCGGGTGGCGACGCTGGATCAGGGTGCGGATGACTATATCACCAAACCTTTCGATTTTGCCGAGTTGCAGGCGCGCTGCCGTGCCGTGCTGCGCCGCCAGTCGGGCGTCGCCGACAGCCGCCGCCATTTCTCCGGCTTCACCTTCGATGCGCTGGGCGCGACGGTCACGGTGGGGGACGAGGTGCGCGAGCTGCGCGCCCGCGAGCTGCGTCTGCTGGAAATCCTGCTGTCCCGGCCCGGCCAGACCTATTCCAAGCCGCATCTCATCGACCGGCTGTTCTCCTTCGACGAAGAGGTCAGCGACAACGCGATCGAGGTCTATATCGGCCGTCTGCGCCGCAAGCTCGAAGGGTCCGGCGCGCGGCTCGAGACGCTGCGCGGTGTTGGCTACCGGCTGATTCCGGAATGA
- a CDS encoding tripartite tricarboxylate transporter TctB family protein — protein MIRGDRIFGAVMIVVALGYILSARAIQTSFMSDPVGPRLFPYMIAGVMIICSLVMILRPDPDAEWPAGPMVLQLGIALAVLVAYAYSIGPLGFIIPTAFASGVLSWQIGGRPLRAAITGIGLGIGLWVLFRLVLGLGLRGLPAGWGI, from the coding sequence ATGATACGCGGCGACCGAATCTTCGGAGCGGTCATGATCGTGGTGGCGTTGGGGTATATCCTCAGCGCCCGCGCGATTCAGACCAGCTTCATGTCCGATCCGGTCGGACCGCGACTATTCCCCTATATGATCGCGGGGGTGATGATCATCTGCTCTCTGGTGATGATCCTGCGCCCCGACCCCGACGCCGAATGGCCGGCCGGACCGATGGTTCTGCAACTGGGCATCGCGCTCGCAGTGCTGGTCGCTTATGCCTATTCCATCGGCCCGCTGGGATTCATCATTCCCACCGCATTCGCCTCTGGCGTGCTGAGCTGGCAGATCGGAGGCCGCCCGCTGCGCGCCGCGATCACCGGCATCGGGCTGGGCATCGGGCTGTGGGTTCTGTTCCGTCTCGTGCTGGGCCTGGGCCTGCGTGGCCTGCCCGCCGGTTGGGGGATCTGA
- a CDS encoding Bug family tripartite tricarboxylate transporter substrate binding protein, translated as MKTITRAAIVALTGSVALPAFAEECIAPANPGGGWDFTCRQIGRIMTELELVPNMVQVTNMAGAGGGVAYTHVVGDRNEDPEVFVAASSATTTRLAQNAFAGATADQVRWVGTIGGDPGVIVVAQDSEFESLNDLVEAVKEDPSAVAFAGGSAVGGFDHLKVLMMLDAAGFEDARAVKYIGLDGGADAITQTVGGFAQAMTGDLSEITGFIASGDVRPIAVLSEERVPGFEDVPTAKEQGIDSVAMNWRGVYVPKGISDEEYDKWVDWLRQVGESEQWQTVMTENGLAPYDIFGADFEEFVAENIAQIQDVSKEIGLLQ; from the coding sequence ATGAAAACCATCACCCGCGCCGCAATCGTTGCGCTGACCGGCAGCGTCGCCCTGCCCGCCTTCGCCGAGGAATGCATTGCGCCGGCCAATCCCGGCGGCGGCTGGGACTTCACCTGCCGTCAGATCGGCCGGATCATGACCGAGCTGGAGCTGGTCCCGAACATGGTGCAGGTCACCAACATGGCGGGCGCCGGCGGCGGCGTCGCCTATACCCATGTCGTCGGCGACCGGAACGAGGACCCGGAGGTCTTCGTCGCGGCCTCGTCGGCCACCACCACCCGGCTGGCGCAGAACGCCTTTGCCGGTGCGACCGCCGATCAGGTCCGCTGGGTCGGCACGATCGGCGGCGATCCCGGCGTCATCGTCGTGGCGCAGGACAGCGAGTTCGAGTCGCTGAACGATCTCGTCGAGGCGGTGAAGGAAGATCCCTCTGCCGTGGCCTTCGCCGGCGGCTCTGCCGTGGGCGGGTTCGACCATCTCAAGGTGCTGATGATGCTCGACGCGGCCGGGTTCGAGGATGCCCGCGCGGTCAAGTATATCGGCCTCGACGGCGGCGCCGACGCGATCACCCAGACCGTGGGCGGCTTCGCGCAGGCGATGACCGGCGACCTGTCGGAAATCACCGGCTTCATCGCCTCGGGCGATGTGCGCCCGATCGCGGTGCTTTCGGAAGAGCGTGTGCCGGGCTTCGAGGATGTGCCGACCGCAAAGGAGCAGGGAATCGACAGCGTGGCGATGAACTGGCGCGGCGTCTATGTCCCAAAGGGCATCAGCGACGAGGAATACGACAAATGGGTCGATTGGCTGCGCCAGGTCGGGGAAAGCGAGCAGTGGCAGACCGTGATGACGGAAAACGGCCTGGCTCCCTATGACATCTTCGGAGCCGATTTCGAGGAATTCGTCGCCGAGAACATCGCGCAGATCCAGGATGTCTCGAAAGAGATCGGGCTGCTGCAATGA
- a CDS encoding sensor histidine kinase, with protein sequence MSAPEKLGRAGAFSLRRRLAWQFVALSALLVLALFFAVRFAAERASRASQDAMLGAAVISVADGVRAADEGLVFDLPYATFSMLGAMGDERIFYSLSRGDRLVTGYNGLPAPADMPGDLSPVFWSADYRGNRLRLASVARRVLLEDRIEEITVVLGQTRYGQAAIARDTARSAVWIGMTLLLLAGPAALFAARAVIRPVDRLAEAVTRRGPHDLRPVRHPAPHELLPLLAALNGFIARLRAALLMAETFIFEAAHRIRTPLSLVRSEAELALAETSDETTRQRLRRMLRAIGESSRSASQLLDHAMVLYRSDQFEAAPMDFAALIRTTLRGMQPVAELREIEIKRDGLENGCQIEGDERMIEVALRNILDNALKYSQPEGQVTVRLEQEDGMAVIVILDEGRGLVAGDADLKGRFQRGSNVGNVVGSGLGLTIVAEVAAAHGGSFELTPRAEIGTCARLSLPLSSS encoded by the coding sequence ATGAGCGCGCCCGAGAAGCTCGGGCGGGCGGGCGCATTTTCGCTGCGGCGCCGGCTGGCCTGGCAATTCGTGGCGCTGTCGGCTTTGCTGGTGCTGGCCCTGTTCTTCGCGGTGCGTTTCGCCGCCGAACGCGCGTCCCGCGCCAGTCAGGATGCCATGCTGGGCGCGGCGGTGATCTCGGTCGCGGACGGGGTGCGGGCCGCCGATGAAGGGCTGGTCTTCGATCTGCCCTATGCGACCTTCTCGATGCTGGGCGCGATGGGAGATGAGCGGATCTTCTACAGCCTGTCGCGAGGTGACCGGCTGGTGACGGGCTATAACGGGCTGCCTGCACCCGCCGATATGCCGGGCGATCTGTCCCCGGTCTTCTGGAGCGCGGATTACCGTGGCAACCGGCTGCGGCTGGCCTCGGTCGCGCGACGGGTTCTGCTGGAGGACCGTATCGAGGAAATCACCGTCGTGCTCGGCCAGACGCGCTATGGGCAGGCGGCGATTGCGCGCGACACCGCCCGCAGCGCGGTCTGGATCGGCATGACGCTGCTTTTGCTGGCCGGACCTGCCGCGCTGTTCGCGGCGCGCGCGGTGATCCGTCCGGTCGACCGGCTGGCCGAGGCGGTGACACGGCGCGGCCCGCATGATTTGCGCCCGGTGCGCCATCCCGCGCCGCATGAGCTCCTGCCGCTTCTGGCGGCGTTGAACGGTTTCATTGCGCGGCTGCGCGCGGCGCTTCTGATGGCCGAAACCTTCATCTTCGAGGCCGCGCATCGTATCCGCACGCCGTTGTCGCTGGTGCGCAGCGAGGCAGAGCTGGCACTAGCCGAGACCTCCGACGAAACGACGCGGCAGCGCCTGCGCCGCATGCTGCGCGCCATCGGCGAGAGCAGCCGTTCGGCGAGCCAGTTGCTGGATCACGCGATGGTGCTTTACCGCAGCGACCAGTTCGAGGCCGCGCCGATGGATTTCGCCGCGCTGATCCGCACCACTTTGCGCGGGATGCAACCCGTCGCCGAGCTGCGCGAGATCGAGATCAAGCGTGACGGGCTGGAGAACGGCTGCCAGATCGAGGGCGATGAGCGGATGATCGAGGTGGCGCTGCGCAATATCCTCGACAATGCGCTGAAATACTCTCAGCCCGAGGGGCAGGTCACAGTCCGGTTGGAACAAGAGGACGGCATGGCGGTGATCGTGATCCTCGATGAGGGGCGCGGACTGGTGGCAGGCGATGCCGATCTGAAGGGACGGTTTCAGCGCGGCTCCAATGTCGGTAATGTCGTCGGATCGGGCCTCGGCCTGACCATCGTCGCCGAGGTCGCCGCCGCGCATGGCGGCAGCTTCGAACTCACCCCCCGAGCGGAGATCGGCACATGCGCAAGGCTGTCGCTGCCCCTGTCCAGTTCCTGA
- a CDS encoding glutathione S-transferase family protein has translation MGQLVDGVWKDEWYDTDSTGGRFKRTTTAWRNWVTPDGAPGPSGEGGFPAESGRYHLYVSLACPWAHRALIFRAIKGLEDHISVSVVHPDMLKEGWEFRTDFSAATGDDLFGEKYLRDIYLRADPDASGRVTVPVLWDKSRNTIVSNESAEIIRMFNSAFNGLTGNEDDYYPKELRDRIHEINDRVYDTVNNGVYKSGFATSQEAYDEAVHPLFESLDWLEGILAGNRYLTGDRLTEADWRLFTTAVRFDPVYHTHFKCNRAWLREYPHLWGWTRELYQMPGVAGTVNFDHIVRHYHYSHDMINPNRIIPINPEIDWDEPHGRG, from the coding sequence ATGGGACAACTCGTCGACGGCGTCTGGAAGGACGAATGGTATGATACGGACAGCACGGGCGGCCGCTTCAAGCGTACCACAACCGCCTGGCGCAACTGGGTGACGCCGGATGGCGCGCCGGGGCCTTCGGGCGAGGGCGGTTTTCCTGCCGAAAGCGGGCGCTATCATCTTTATGTCAGCCTCGCCTGTCCCTGGGCGCATCGGGCGCTGATCTTCCGTGCCATCAAGGGGCTGGAGGATCATATCTCGGTTTCGGTCGTTCATCCCGACATGCTGAAGGAAGGCTGGGAGTTCCGCACCGATTTCTCCGCCGCGACCGGCGATGACCTGTTCGGCGAGAAATATCTGCGTGACATCTATCTGCGCGCCGATCCGGATGCCTCGGGCCGGGTCACGGTGCCGGTGTTGTGGGACAAGAGCCGCAACACCATCGTCAGCAATGAAAGCGCCGAGATCATCCGCATGTTCAACAGCGCCTTCAACGGGCTGACCGGCAATGAGGATGATTATTACCCCAAGGAACTGCGCGACCGGATTCACGAGATCAATGACCGCGTCTATGACACGGTGAATAACGGCGTCTACAAATCCGGCTTCGCCACCTCGCAGGAGGCCTATGACGAGGCGGTGCATCCGCTTTTCGAAAGTCTCGACTGGCTGGAAGGGATCCTGGCCGGGAATCGTTATCTGACCGGCGACCGGCTGACCGAGGCGGATTGGCGGCTGTTTACCACCGCCGTGCGCTTCGATCCGGTCTATCACACGCATTTCAAATGCAACCGCGCCTGGCTGCGCGAATATCCCCATCTCTGGGGCTGGACGCGCGAGTTGTATCAGATGCCTGGCGTGGCCGGGACGGTGAATTTCGACCATATCGTGCGGCATTATCATTATAGCCACGACATGATCAATCCGAACCGGATCATCCCGATCAACCCGGAGATCGACTGGGACGAGCCTCACGGGCGGGGCTGA
- the mfd gene encoding transcription-repair coupling factor: protein MADQITLSGAPSGYDAALLAREAERGPVIHIARDDRRAEAMREGLRFFAPDLTVLEFPAWDTTPYDRVSPASEVMAARMATLAMLAHQAVPGRFVVLATLNAALQRVPPRDTVARASFTARVGDRIDEGGLRGWLARMGFAQAPTVTEPGDYAIRGGIIDIYPPGPSGPIRLDLFGDVLDSARRFDPETQRSAGKLDRLELVPMSEVILDEDAITRFRTTYRAEYGGGANDPLYEAVSAGRKLAGVEHWLPWFHERLDSIFDYLPEAAVMLDDRLDQVREARWEMIREQYNARREAAGRRVGETVYRPVAPEALFAGDEEWAGWLSDRRVLLLSVNAAPPGPGVLDAGGKVGRNFAPERQAEQLDLFGALAAHLRDLRKTHRVVIASFSDGARERLRGLIADEGVEGATDISRLSDLPDRPGALGLTVWPLEEGFTADGSAAGKLAVISEQDVLGDRLIRGARKRRRAENFLKDTTALTPGDLVVHVEHGIGRYKGLETMTAGGVPHDCVALEYAGGDRLFLPVENIELLSRYGHEEGLLDRLGGGAWQARKARLKERIRLIADRLMRVAAERLLRTAPVLEPEHHDWESFSARFPYTETDDQMAAIDDVMADLATGRPMDRLIVGDVGFGKTEVAMRAAFIAASQGKQVAVIAPTTLLARQHARSFADRFRGTALNVRALSRFVSAKEAAATRAGLADGSVDIVVGTHAVLAKAVKFRNLGLLVIDEEQHFGVSHKERLKELRSDVHVLTMTATPIPRTLQLSLSGVRDLSIIGTPPVDRLAIRTYVSEFDSVTIREALLREKYRGGQSFFVVPRIADLPEVEDWLREHVPEISFVVAHGQMAAGDLDQRMNAFYDGQYDVLLATTIVESGLDIPTANTMVVWRADIYGLAQLYQIRGRVGRSRTRAYCYLTTKPRAPLTPQAERRLKFLGNIDGLGAGFNLASQDLDLRGAGNLLGEEQSGHIKEVGFELYQAMLEETIAKLKSGELEGTPEDEWAPQLNLGVPVTIPESYIADLDVRLGLYRRLSDITTKVEMEGFAAELHDRFGPVPREVTMLMNVIRIKAMAKRANIARLDAGPKGATVQFHNDKFPNPAGLVEFLTDQRDLAKVSDNKIVIRRDWKSDGERIKGAYAIARDLAVKAKAAKDAPARSAS from the coding sequence ATGGCAGATCAGATTACCCTCTCCGGCGCGCCTTCGGGCTATGACGCCGCGCTTCTCGCGCGTGAGGCCGAGCGCGGCCCCGTCATCCATATCGCCCGCGACGACCGCCGGGCCGAGGCGATGCGCGAGGGGCTGCGTTTCTTCGCACCCGATCTGACGGTCCTGGAGTTTCCCGCCTGGGACACCACGCCCTATGACCGCGTCTCGCCCGCCTCCGAGGTGATGGCGGCGCGGATGGCGACGCTGGCCATGCTGGCGCATCAGGCCGTGCCGGGGCGGTTCGTGGTGCTGGCCACGCTGAACGCCGCGCTGCAAAGGGTGCCGCCTCGTGACACGGTGGCAAGGGCCAGCTTCACCGCCCGTGTCGGCGACCGGATCGACGAGGGCGGCTTGCGCGGATGGCTGGCGCGGATGGGCTTTGCGCAGGCGCCGACGGTGACCGAGCCGGGGGATTACGCCATTCGCGGCGGCATCATCGACATCTACCCGCCCGGACCCTCGGGCCCGATCCGGCTGGACCTGTTCGGCGATGTGCTGGACAGCGCCCGCCGCTTCGATCCCGAAACGCAGCGCAGCGCCGGCAAGCTGGACCGGCTGGAACTGGTGCCGATGTCCGAGGTGATCCTCGACGAGGACGCCATCACCCGGTTCCGCACCACCTATCGCGCCGAATATGGCGGCGGGGCCAATGATCCGCTTTACGAAGCCGTCAGCGCGGGCCGCAAGCTGGCCGGGGTGGAACACTGGCTGCCCTGGTTCCATGAACGGTTGGACAGCATTTTCGACTATCTCCCCGAGGCGGCGGTCATGCTGGATGACCGTCTGGATCAGGTCCGCGAAGCGCGGTGGGAGATGATCCGCGAACAATATAATGCCCGGCGCGAGGCGGCGGGGCGGCGCGTGGGCGAGACCGTCTATCGCCCCGTCGCGCCCGAGGCTCTGTTTGCCGGTGACGAGGAATGGGCGGGCTGGCTGTCGGATCGCCGGGTGCTGCTTCTGTCGGTGAATGCCGCCCCGCCCGGTCCCGGCGTGCTGGATGCGGGCGGCAAGGTGGGCCGCAACTTCGCACCCGAACGGCAGGCCGAGCAGCTTGATCTGTTCGGAGCGCTTGCCGCGCATCTGCGCGACCTGCGCAAGACCCATCGCGTCGTCATCGCCAGCTTCTCGGACGGCGCGCGCGAAAGGCTGCGCGGCCTGATCGCGGATGAGGGCGTCGAAGGCGCCACGGATATCTCGCGGCTTTCGGACCTGCCCGATCGGCCCGGCGCGCTCGGGCTGACGGTCTGGCCGCTGGAGGAAGGCTTCACCGCCGATGGCAGCGCGGCAGGCAAGCTTGCCGTGATCTCGGAACAGGATGTGCTGGGCGACCGGCTGATCCGGGGCGCGCGGAAACGGCGGCGGGCCGAGAATTTCCTGAAGGACACCACCGCGCTGACGCCGGGCGATCTGGTCGTGCATGTCGAACATGGAATCGGTCGCTACAAGGGGCTGGAAACCATGACCGCCGGGGGTGTGCCGCATGATTGCGTGGCGCTTGAATATGCGGGCGGAGACCGGCTGTTCCTGCCGGTCGAGAATATCGAACTGCTCAGCCGTTACGGTCATGAGGAGGGTCTGCTGGACCGTCTGGGTGGCGGGGCGTGGCAGGCCCGCAAGGCACGGCTGAAGGAACGGATCCGCCTGATCGCCGACCGGCTGATGCGGGTCGCGGCGGAACGCCTGTTGCGCACCGCCCCGGTGCTGGAGCCGGAACATCACGACTGGGAAAGCTTCTCGGCGCGCTTCCCCTATACCGAAACCGACGACCAGATGGCCGCGATTGACGATGTGATGGCGGATCTGGCGACGGGGCGGCCGATGGACCGGCTGATCGTGGGCGATGTCGGCTTCGGCAAGACCGAGGTGGCGATGCGCGCCGCCTTCATCGCCGCAAGCCAGGGCAAGCAGGTCGCGGTGATCGCGCCGACCACATTGCTGGCCCGGCAACATGCCCGCAGCTTTGCCGACCGCTTCCGCGGCACGGCGCTGAACGTGCGCGCGCTGTCGCGGTTCGTGTCCGCCAAGGAGGCCGCGGCGACGCGGGCAGGGCTGGCCGATGGCAGCGTCGATATCGTCGTCGGCACCCATGCGGTGCTGGCCAAGGCGGTGAAATTCCGCAATCTCGGCCTGCTGGTGATCGACGAGGAACAGCATTTCGGCGTCTCGCACAAGGAGCGGCTGAAAGAGCTGCGCAGCGATGTGCATGTGCTGACCATGACCGCGACGCCGATCCCGCGCACGCTGCAATTGTCGCTGTCGGGCGTGCGCGACCTGTCGATCATCGGCACGCCTCCGGTGGACCGTCTGGCGATCCGCACCTATGTGTCCGAGTTCGACAGCGTTACGATCCGCGAGGCGCTGCTGCGCGAGAAATATCGCGGCGGGCAGAGCTTCTTTGTCGTCCCCCGCATCGCCGATCTGCCGGAAGTCGAGGACTGGCTGCGCGAGCATGTACCCGAGATCAGCTTTGTCGTCGCGCATGGCCAGATGGCTGCGGGCGATCTGGATCAGCGGATGAACGCCTTTTATGACGGGCAATATGACGTGCTGCTGGCGACGACCATCGTGGAAAGCGGGCTGGATATTCCGACCGCCAACACAATGGTGGTCTGGCGGGCGGATATTTACGGCCTCGCCCAGCTTTACCAGATCCGGGGCCGGGTCGGACGCTCGCGCACCCGCGCCTATTGCTACCTGACCACGAAACCCCGCGCGCCGCTGACCCCGCAGGCCGAGCGCCGGCTGAAATTTCTTGGCAATATCGACGGGTTGGGGGCAGGGTTTAACCTGGCCTCGCAGGATCTGGACCTTCGCGGTGCAGGGAATCTGCTGGGTGAGGAGCAATCCGGCCATATCAAGGAAGTCGGCTTCGAACTCTATCAGGCGATGCTGGAAGAGACCATCGCCAAGCTGAAATCCGGCGAGCTGGAGGGCACGCCCGAAGATGAATGGGCCCCGCAGCTGAATCTGGGCGTGCCGGTGACGATCCCGGAAAGCTACATCGCGGATCTGGATGTGCGGCTTGGCCTGTACCGGCGGCTCTCGGACATCACCACCAAGGTCGAGATGGAGGGCTTCGCGGCCGAGCTTCACGACCGTTTCGGGCCGGTCCCGCGCGAGGTGACCATGCTGATGAATGTCATCCGCATCAAGGCGATGGCCAAGCGCGCCAATATTGCGCGGCTCGATGCCGGGCCGAAAGGGGCGACGGTCCAGTTCCACAACGACAAGTTCCCGAACCCCGCCGGTCTGGTCGAGTTCCTAACCGATCAGCGCGATCTGGCCAAGGTCAGCGACAACAAGATCGTCATTCGCCGCGACTGGAAAAGCGACGGCGAGCGGATCAAGGGTGCCTATGCGATTGCGCGGGATCTCGCGGTGAAGGCCAAGGCGGCGAAGGACGCTCCGGCACGCAGCGCGTCCTGA
- a CDS encoding NADPH-dependent FMN reductase, with amino-acid sequence MSKPRIAVIISSTREARFADKPAAWLMDQVGKRDDMDFELLDLRDFDLPFFDEAASNQWAPSEDSKAVKWQETLAGFDGFLFLVAEYNHSITGALKNALDQAYKEWNRKPAAAMGYGGVGAARAIEHLRNIAVELQMVPLRNAVHLGGGEFMKVSPLGQDGEMSEVTEVLKPSLDAMLDELVWWADATMAARAKSA; translated from the coding sequence ATGAGCAAACCCAGGATCGCCGTTATCATCAGCTCGACCCGCGAGGCGCGTTTTGCCGATAAACCGGCCGCTTGGCTGATGGATCAGGTCGGCAAGCGCGACGACATGGATTTCGAATTGCTGGATCTGCGCGATTTCGATCTGCCTTTCTTCGATGAGGCGGCTTCGAACCAGTGGGCGCCCTCGGAGGACTCCAAGGCGGTGAAATGGCAGGAAACGCTGGCCGGGTTTGACGGTTTCCTGTTTCTGGTCGCGGAATATAACCACTCGATCACCGGCGCGCTGAAGAACGCTCTGGATCAGGCCTATAAGGAATGGAACCGCAAGCCCGCCGCCGCGATGGGCTATGGCGGCGTCGGTGCCGCACGCGCCATCGAGCATCTGCGCAACATCGCCGTGGAGCTTCAGATGGTGCCGCTGCGCAACGCGGTTCATCTGGGTGGGGGTGAGTTCATGAAGGTCTCGCCGCTCGGGCAGGACGGCGAGATGTCGGAGGTCACCGAGGTCCTGAAGCCCTCGCTCGACGCCATGCTGGACGAATTGGTCTGGTGGGCCGATGCGACCATGGCCGCGCGCGCCAAATCCGCGTGA